The following are encoded in a window of Impatiens glandulifera chromosome 5, dImpGla2.1, whole genome shotgun sequence genomic DNA:
- the LOC124938363 gene encoding UPF0496 protein 1-like, producing the protein MGGQLSKKTENGGSSHSRPPTIDQIHPDLSSYEDACRRDPDLRLFDSNLQRRTTHVISTLAPDVAGGSGEIQSTLSLNSLQEVTGFLLETNRDVANVILEYKDDIWKNTDMFDLVEEFFDCSLVTLDFCTEMEKCLRRARDSQLIVQLAIQQFGSESVNEIGLDTKRYNRTLEELHKFSSVGDPFTGEFFALFQSVYNKQIQMFKRLQKKKASLDKKLKSLKSWRKISTVIFVATFLAVLICSVVAAAVSAPPVVTALAAAAAVPLGSMGKWLDSVWKKYLNEVRGQRDVIKSMQIGTCIAIKDLDAIRVLINRLKGEMETLVKIAEFGTNEGDEDDEQGVLMAMETIKKEMDKFMKSIEDVSKYADNISREVTMARTVIVRRIIGQANSNQ; encoded by the exons ATGGGAGGTCAGTTGAGCAAGAAAACTGAAAATGGCGGAAGTTCACACTCAAGACCGCCTACAATTGACCAAATCCACCCAGATCTTTCCTCTTACGAAGACGCTTGCCGTCGCGACCCAGACCTCCGATTATTCGATTCCAATCTCCAACGCCGGACAACCCACGTCATCTCTACCCTCGCGCCGGACGTCGCCGGCGGCTCCGGCGAAATACAAAGCACCCTGTCTCTAAACTCCCTTCAAGAAGTCACCGGATTCCTCCTCGAAACCAACCGGGACGTGGCCAACGTAATCCTAGAATACAAAGACGACATATGGAAGAACACAGACATGTTCGATCTCGTCGAGGAATTCTTCGATTGTAGCTTGGTAACACTAGATTTCTGTACAGAGATGGAGAAATGTCTCAGGCGAGCTCGCGACAGTCAATTGATTGTTCAATTAGCTATTCAGCAGTTCGGGAGTGAATCTGTGAATGAAATTGGATTAGATACGAAAAG GTATAATCGAACATTGGAGGAATTACATAAATTCAGTTCAGTTGGCGACCCATTTACAGGTGAATTCTTCGCCTTATTTCAGTCagtttataataaacaaatacaGATGTTCAAGAGACTTCAAAAGAAAAAGGCAAGTCTTGACAAGAAACTCAAAAGTCTAAAATCATGGAGGAAGATTTCAACTGTCATATTTGTAGCAACATTTCTAGCTGTTTTAATCTGTTCGGTCGTAGCTGCGGCTGTCTCTGCTCCTCCTGTTGTGACAGCTCTGGCCGCGGCTGCAGCAGTTCCTTTGGGGAGTATGGGGAAATGGTTGGATTCGGTTTGGAAGAAGTACTTGAATGAAGTGAGGGGTCAAAGAGATGTGATTAAGTCTATGCAGATTGGAACTTGCATTGCGATTAAAGATTTGGATGCGATTCGAGTTCTAATTAATAGGTTGAAAGGTGAAATGGAAACACTTGTGAAAATAGCAGAGTTTGGGACCAATGAAGGAGATGAAGACGATGAACAAGGGGTGTTGATGGCAATGGAGACGATTAAGAAGGAGATGGATAAGTTTATGAAGTCGATTGAGGATGTTAGCAAATATGCTGATAATATTAGCCGTGAAGTGACCATGGCTAGGACTGTTATTGTTCGAAGGATTATAGGACAAGCAAATTCTAATCAATGA